A genomic region of Metopolophium dirhodum isolate CAU chromosome 1, ASM1992520v1, whole genome shotgun sequence contains the following coding sequences:
- the LOC132934133 gene encoding uncharacterized protein LOC132934133 — MKFRSINKFPPASIGYTVRVTILDVDRGRGDPRNILFAVVSIKDGEYYELGNKEGTIEQHYSRSQFDVCPDPLITVDEVSNTKKSLREIAKNMSSLGGQGYQRCACKSNCKTNKCKCKASGILCNSKCHQSLLCLNK, encoded by the coding sequence ATGAAGTTCAGGTCAATTAATAAGTTTCCACCTGCCAGCATTGGTTATACGGTTCGAGTCACCATACTAGACGTGGATAGAGGTAGAGGAGATCCGCGAAATATTCTGTTTGCAGTAGTATCAATAAAAGATGGAGAATACTATGAACTAGGTAATAAAGAAGGAACGATAGAACAACATTACTCTAGGTCTCAATTTGATGTTTGTCCTGATCCATTAATTACAGTAGACGAGGtgtcaaatacaaaaaaatcgtTAAGAGAAATCGCAAAAAATATGTCATCGTTAGGTGGTCAGGGTTATCAACGTTGTGCATGTAAATCAAAttgcaaaacaaataaatgcaaATGCAAAGCATCTGGCATTTTATGCAATTCTAAATGTCATCAAAGTTtactatgtttaaataaataa
- the LOC132942449 gene encoding uncharacterized protein LOC132942449 has translation MVDIGAYGRESDGGVLRCSEFFKKLQNKELDIPNDKVLPNTNSHVLYTFIGDEGFPLLVNMSRPYPGKQLVNNLKKKIFNYRLSRARRTVENSFGILTSKWRILNKAIETNLENAITITQAICVLHNIVLTHNKQPMQNIPNEKHIYNPDKRRNNTFSSVARHTREVFADYFSSQYGSVPWKLDYI, from the coding sequence atggTTGATATTGGCGCATATGGACGAGAAAGTGACGGTGGAGTTCTAAGATGttcagaatttttcaaaaaactacaaaataaagaATTGGACATTCCAAATGACAAAGTACTTCCTAATACAAACTCCCATGTACTGTATACATTTATAGGCGATGAAGGATTTCCGCTATTGGTTAATATGTCACGTCCGTATCCCGGAAAGCAACTcgtcaacaatttaaaaaaaaagatatttaattATCGACTTTCTCGCGCCAGGCGCACAGTGGAAAACAGTTTTGGTATTCTAACATCAAAATGgagaatattaaataaggcTATTGAAACTAACCTTGAAAATGCTATTACAATCACACAAGCTATATGTGTATTACACAACATAGTATTGACACACAATAAACAACCTATGCAAAATATTCCAaatgaaaaacatatttataacccTGATAAGAGACGAAATAATACATTCAGCTCAGTCGCCAGACATACTAGAGAGGTTTTTGCAGATTATTTTAGTAGTCAATATGGTTCAGTTCCCTGGAAATTGGACTATATTTAA
- the LOC132942470 gene encoding E3 SUMO-protein ligase ZBED1-like, translating to MNRKTSVIWDYFTVIESDKAKCGFCKTVLKFNQSSTTNLLRHIKSKHPTTDLSKRSRPNFDVEENNPDDPSSNNGNPSASTSSNFGVVSTATYNKDRYPLLNRQPSSSIRPQQCQISNYFSKPVTASKRQLIDQQVIKMIVKEYYPFSIVEDVEFIKLVNMLNPGYSLPSRKTLSTSLLSVLYNQIYKKVQADIEVNAQYVALTTDAWTSLKNESYTAITVHFIDQNCELKSYLLSCAKFPMRHTSENIKNCLQNIVSQWGLKYKIAACTTDNASNIISAIQQCQWRHVSCFAHSLNLIVQSSLEQIKETRVKVKSIVEYFKKSTLATEKLKQMQEQLGYSPVHTLIQDVVTRWNSTFHMFQRFFELKTPILSSLADLNYDVSLTSDDWQIISKSCDILKRFEEITLEMSSEKGVTISKTILFTQALINFCNKLMTQHQSIPCIDNFIHKLTEETNKRFGHLEKDMLLAEATFLDPRFKKYGFKNHFAFQDTKRSIVNKGKIIISEKNVQQRNLTTYPIPPTASNKEDSIWNDFDLEVTDIVQSQDPKALMIIEIDKYLQEPLIARSNDPLRCTESIQSVHLAESIQ from the exons atgaatcgcaAGACCAGTGTGATTTGGGATTATTTCACAGTAATTGAAAGTGATAAAGCTAAGTGTGGATTTTGTAAAACAGTGCTTAAATTTAATCAATCTTCGACAACTAATTTATTAAGACATATAAAATCTAAACATCCAACAACTGATTTGTCCAAACGTTCAAGACCTAATTTTGATGTAGAAGAAAATAACCCAGATGATCCTTCTAGTAATAATGGCAATCCATCAGCATCAACATCTTCTAATTTTGGAGTCGTATCGACTGCAACATATAATAAAGATAGATATCCTCTTCTTAATCGCCAGCCGTCATCATCAATTCGTCCACAGCAATGTCAAATTTCTAATTATTTCAGCAAACCAGTAACTGCATCAAAAAGGCAATTAATTGACCAACAGGTAATTAAAATGATAGTTAAAGAATATTACCCCTTTAGTATCGTTGAAGATGTTGAATTTATAAAGCTGGTAAATATGTTGAACCCTGGTTATTCCCTTCCCTCTAGGAAAACCCTTTCAACATCATTATTGTCTGttctttataatcaaatatacaaaaaagtcCAAGCAGATATTGAAGTTAATGCACAGTATGTTGCCTTAACTACAGATGCGTGGACATCACTTAAAAATGAGAGTTATACGGCAATTACTGTACACTTCATAGATCAGAACTgtgaattaaaatcatatttacttTCATGTGCAAAATTTCCAATGAGACACAcaagtgaaaatattaaaaactgtcttcaaaatattgtaagtcAATggggtttaaaatataaaatagcagCTTGTACTACTGACAATGCTTCAAACATAATTTCAGCGATTCAGCAATGTCAGTGGAGACATGTTTCATGTTTTGCCCATAGCCTTAATCTTATTGTTCAATCTTCTCTGGAACAAATCAAAGAAACTAGAGTTAAAGTTAAAAGCATTGTCGAgtactttaaaaaaagtacACTCGCCactgaaaaattgaaacaaatGCAGGAGCAATTAGGTTACTCTCCAGTCCATACACTTATACAAGACGTAGTCACCCGTTGGAATTCTACGTTTCATATGTTTCAACGGTTTTTTGAATTGAAAACTCCAATACTGTCTTCCTTAGCAGATCTTAATTATGATGTCAGTTTAACTTCAGATGATTGGCAGATAATAAGTAAATCTTGCGATATTCTGAAACGATTTGAAGAAATAACTCTTGAAATGAGTAGTGAAAAAGGAGTAACAATatctaaaactattttatttacccAGGCTTTAATTAACTTTTGTAACAAACTAATGACCCAACATCAGTCAATTCCATGCATAGACaactttatacataaattaactgAAGAAACAAATAAGAGATTTGGTCACTTAGAAAAAGATATGCTGTTAGCTGAGGCAACATTTTTGGATCCTcggtttaaaaaatatggattCAAAAATCATTTTGCTTTTCAAGACACCAAAAGATCTATTGTCAATaaaggaaaaattataataagtgaaaaaaatgtacagcaACGTAACTTGACAACTTACCCGATACCACCGACAGCGAGTAATAAAGAAGATTCAATTTGGAACGACTTTGATTTGGAAGTTACTGATATAGTTCAGTCTCAGGATCCAAAAGCGTTGATGATTATCGAAATAGATAAGTATCTTCAAGAACCTTTAATTGCAAGATCAAACGATCCATTAAGATG CACTGAATCGATTCAATCGGTTCATCTAGCTGAATCAATTCAGTGA
- the LOC132942456 gene encoding uncharacterized protein LOC132942456: protein MRKSITPAEKLAVTLRYLGTGCTFIDLHYSFKLGASTIGNIVREVCIAVWEELAHIEMPSLTEQLWKNKAELFEQRANFPLLLAVVDANYKFLYIDVGSYGKDSDSTIFKNSTFWNLLTRNELNISEACPIQNTNIIANYVFVGDEAFGLSEHMLRPYGGRNSTSKKRIFNYRLSRARRYVECAFGILSNKWRIFHRPLNVSTRLAVNITNACCVLHNFVRERNGIDFKDSLTVEGFEEIDPVIADRGGRTAIDMRNVYADYFSSEGAVPWQHNK from the exons ATGAGAAAGAGTATTACTCCAGCTGAAAAGTTAGCAGTGACATTAAG ataCTTAGGAACAGGGTGTACATTTATAGATTTGCACTACTCGTTCAAACTAGGAGCTTCAACTATAGGGAATATTGTAAGAGAAGTATGTATTGCAGTTTGGGAGGAATTAGCTCACATTGAAATGCCATCTTTGACAGAACAGCTATGGAAAAATAAAGCTGAATTGTTCGAGCAGCGTGCCAATTTCCCTC tGCTATTAGCGGTTGTTGatgcaaattataaatttttatacatcGATGTCGGGTCTTATGGGAAGGACTCAGATTCAACAATTTTTAAGAATTCTACTTTTTGGAATCTGTTAACAAGAAATGAATTGAATATCTCTGAAGCATGTCcaatacaaaatactaatattattgcaaATTACGTATTTGTTGGTGATGAAGCATTTGGTCTTTCTGAACATATGCTACGTCCTTATGGGGGAAGAAACTCGACAAGTAAAAAACGTATATTTAATTATCGTTTATCCCGTGCACGTAGGTACGTGGAATGTGCTTTCGGAATACTGTCCAACAAATGGAGAATTTTTCATCGGCCATTGAATGTTAGTACTCGGTTGGCAGTAAATATCACTAACGCATGTTGTGTTTTGCACAATTTTGTACGTGAAAGAAATGGAATCGATTTTAAAGATTCCCTTACAGTGGAAGGTTTCGAAGAAATAGACCCAGTAATTGCTGATCGTGGAGGGAGAACAGCTATTGATATGAGGAATGTATATGCTGATTATTTTTCTTCAGAAGGAGCAGTTCCATGGCAACATAATAAGTAG
- the LOC132942465 gene encoding LOW QUALITY PROTEIN: uncharacterized protein LOC132942465 (The sequence of the model RefSeq protein was modified relative to this genomic sequence to represent the inferred CDS: inserted 1 base in 1 codon; substituted 1 base at 1 genomic stop codon): MSKVLFTVTENEKLVEMVAKFNCLYDLGCKLYKNQTIKDNAWKEVAEQVKRSVEDGKKRWRNIKDTYHKRIKKGMGTGSSALSKPKHWSLADMLSFLGKADYKRDSISNIECGEEGGDDYSNTDXNSNEDPTLXTSTLQKPLKNKRQKYNEKVIQLLEDRRIERNEIMKNMAQNREDEVDLFFKSIAMSVKKLSPALIYEAKMRSLQMVFELETRNTSTFVNLPQYSPAPSTSFSSQLMESVDVNDYGNVNEVNPHEPNYVQL; the protein is encoded by the exons ATGTCAAAAGTACTTTTCACTGTCACTGAGAACGAAAAACTTGTGGAAATGGTAGCTAAATTCAATTGTTTGTACGATTTGGGTTGTAAACTCTACAAAAATCAGACTATCAAGGATAATGCTTGGAAAGAGGTAGCTGAACAAGTAAAAAGATCTG TAGAGGATGGTAAAAAAAGGTGGAGGAACATCAAGGACACGTACCATAAAAGGATTAAGAAAGGAATGGGAACTGGATCATCTGCTTTAAGTAAACCTAAGCATTGGTCATTAGCTGATATGCTGTCGTTTCTTGGAAAAGCTGATTACAAGCGAGa tagcaTATCAAATATTGAGTGTGGCGAGGAAGGTGGAGACGATTATTCGAATACAG ACAATTCGAATGAAGACCCAACTCTATAAACGTCGACGTTgcaaaaaccactaaaaaataaacgtcaaaaatataatgaaaaagttATACAGCTTCTAGAAGATAGGCGTATTGAGAGAAATGAGATCATGAAGAATATGGCTCAAAATCGTGAAGATGAGgtcgatttattttttaaaagtatcgCGATGTCTGTCAAAAAACTAAGTCCAGCATTGATATATGAAGCAAAAATGAGGTCGCTTCAAATGGTCTTCGAATTAGAAACACGCAATACGAGTACATTCGTAAATTTACCACAATATTCACCGGCGCCAAGTACAAGTTTCTCATCACAGTTAATGGAAAGTGTGGACGTTAATGATTATGGAAATGTAAACGAAGTCAATCCCCATGAGCCTAATTACGTACAATTATAG